One genomic region from Prevotella sp. Rep29 encodes:
- the pyrF gene encoding orotidine-5'-phosphate decarboxylase codes for MNRQQLIHQIRTKKTFLCVGLDTDAKRIPIHLLDMHDPLLEFNKAVIDATAPYCVAYKPNLAFYEAFGIHGITAYKKTVRYIKEQYPDHFIIADAKRGDIGNTADMYARAFFDEYDVDAVTVAPYMGEDSIAPFLAHEGKWTILLALTSNQGANDFQFMKDENGERLFEKVIRTSQKWGTEDNLMYVVGATQASMLQDIRRIAPDHFLLVPGVGAQGGSLEEVCQYGMNKDCGLLVNASRSIIYADHTELYAEMAGNKAREMQQQMAAELEKHGI; via the coding sequence ATGAACAGACAACAACTTATCCACCAGATACGCACGAAGAAAACCTTCCTGTGCGTGGGACTCGACACCGATGCCAAGCGCATACCCATCCATCTGCTCGACATGCACGACCCGCTGCTCGAGTTCAACAAAGCCGTCATCGACGCAACGGCACCCTACTGCGTGGCATACAAGCCCAACCTCGCATTCTACGAGGCGTTCGGTATTCACGGAATAACTGCTTACAAAAAGACCGTACGCTATATCAAGGAACAATATCCCGACCACTTCATCATCGCCGACGCCAAACGCGGAGACATCGGAAACACTGCCGACATGTACGCACGCGCATTCTTCGACGAATACGACGTCGATGCCGTCACCGTGGCACCCTACATGGGAGAAGACAGCATAGCCCCTTTCCTCGCACATGAAGGGAAATGGACCATCCTGCTCGCACTCACCAGCAACCAAGGAGCCAACGACTTCCAGTTCATGAAAGACGAAAACGGCGAGCGACTCTTCGAGAAAGTCATCCGCACCTCACAGAAATGGGGCACTGAAGACAACCTCATGTACGTCGTTGGAGCCACGCAAGCCTCTATGTTGCAGGATATCCGGCGCATCGCACCCGACCACTTCCTGCTCGTTCCAGGCGTAGGCGCACAAGGAGGAAGCCTCGAAGAAGTATGCCAATACGGCATGAACAAAGACTGCGGACTGCTCGTCAACGCATCGCGCAGCATCATCTATGCCGACCACACCGAGCTCTACGCCGAAATGGCAGGCAACAAGGCACGCGAAATGCAACAGCAAATGGCAGCCGAACTCGAAAAACACGGCATATAA